CTCATGAGGGGCacccacatatatacccacaCATCCAGTCTACTGATTTGTGCAGTCAATCTATTTGTGCagttacacacaaaaaaaattagCGTAGAGAAAACGTTTCAGTTGTAAATCAAGTCCCCTGCAcctctacacatttttccacgGGGTGGAGccactttttttgttgttcttgCAATTGTATAACAAATTCCTGCCGCTgcaagttgcccatccctgctctaggCCATATATCAAACGTTCCTCAAAACCAACCGCGACGTGACAACAGCCCATGCGGATGTGAGATGACAATTCAAAACGAGTTCCACTAAGTGACTTAGAGGAGACAGGAAAGAAACACATCATTTAATTCATCATCTTTCATCAACGTCATGTTATTCAACATCATTTATTTAGGAAACGACTTACCAGTACGTTTTAAACACCATAATACAGCTCACATACTGCACGAAAGAAAGTTACAAGACTGTCTGCTTAGAAGGCGTGTGAACAGATCCAAATCGTTTTTTTTTACTATATATAGGCCTACTATAAACAGAAAACAAAAGAAATCGATTGTGCATCTATGTGTAATACTCACTGACTTTAATTTCTTACAATCATTCCCGTTGCATGACAGAGACATTATCCTTCACTGATAAAGGAACACATAAAGGGTTTGAGACATTCCAATTGACAACCCTGTGATACGAGAGAATATGAATTAAATAATAAAGGCATTGCACTGTACATGTATAACAATAGCAGCCTTGCTTTAACCTTATTAACAAAACATATCCCACAGAAAGAAAACATATATAGCTTCTGAAATCGGAGACAGGGGCGGTTTTGTATCATTCGAAGCCCCCGCAAAAACcctctgagttcttggctgaagAGAATAAATCTCATGTAGTTTTTTTTCTGTAGCCTTTCGAGTTCATTCGTTGTCGTTCTCCCTGACCAGTTTATGTCCATATTGCAATTCTCTTTCTGTTGATGGCGCGATGAAGATATCTAATATGTCTGTTTTGATCTGGCTGTCTGTTGGACGAAAAGTCCTGGAAATGTCAATtggtttggagaaaaaaaaaaacacgcaATCCTTGTGTCTTTTTGAAATACAGATATCGTTttaaatattatatatttatatatgtacaTTCATATAAAACAATGTTTAACTGATTTCTCAATATTTTCACAGtttttatagcatttctttctcTATATCGAAAAAAGAGCGGTTGGTGATGGCATGGATGTGTGGACTGTTGGAACTTAAATAAAACACACTGCCGAAGTATTCTTCAGGCTTGGTTGTCTCTAAGAGGTAAATTATGGATTGAAAGACGGTGGGATGGATATCAGCTGCAGTGTACAATGGGCCGGAAATCTATCAAGTAGTAGGCGTGTGATTACTAGTCTTGGATTTACAGACAAATTTCTTCTCTTTCACCCGTCGGTTCTGGAACCAAATGGTGACTTGGCGCTCTGAGAGGTTGGTCCCAGCGGAGATGCGTCTTCTTTTGTCTTTGGTGATGAACTTGCTGGCAGCGTACTctttctccagctccttcaattGGAGCTTGGTGTAGGGAACCCGCTTCTTACGTCCACGACGGTAGCTACTGATCTCAGGCTGCAAAGGGACTACGtctggagagaaaaaaagagagatggagagatgtaatTACGCAAAGACATTTCCCAGCACTAATTTTGCATGTGATCAATTCAAATGTATTTCATTTATTAATACGTTTGTTATAAAGATGCAAATATGTCAAAAAGGCCTTATAGACATTAAATAAATCACATTACCTGGGCCTATTGTGCGTATTTAAATTGAAACATTACGCACGAGATTTTTGGATGCACAATTGGCCGTCTACTCTTTTATTGgtatttaaatgtttatttattcACTTTCATCGCTGAAGTTCACATACAATAATATAATAAGCATGTTGTTATATGTATCCAGGCACCTGAGGTGTATGAGGaattagatgttttttttttgagTGACAGGCAAACATTTGTGAAATATTGTTTTTCTTCAAAATATGATCATCTTGATCCGTGATAAAGACATGAAAGACACAGAGATGGTCCTTGAGGGTCGATGCATCGTTTATACTTGCTTGCATATCTCGAAAAGGGGATGAGGGATTTAAGTAGTCTCTCTCTCAGATTTTTTTATGAGAATAACATATGCGTGGCCTTGCTGATGTACACAATGTTGTAAAGTAGTTCAATAAAATAAGGATTATATAAGGGACCAAATCTCCAAAACATCCAACCTACCCCAAATATCTATTATTGTTCATATAATTGATATAAACATAAAAATATCAACAATACGTTTTTCAACAGTGGACATATCACTGCGTAGTTACACAAATGATATGCCCTGCCATGGATCTCTGAATATTTTGGTATTGTACTGTGATGATAAGATGAGCACTTCTGGATAATAGTATTGCATTTCTTTAATATTGCACTTACCTCTACCGGGTCAATTAACCTGATATAGGCGTAGCCTAGTTATCAAGAACAGGTTGACACGATCAAACTTTTGAGTAGGCCCATTAAAGTGGAAATAGCTAAACGTTTGATTTATGTTGGGAATTGGGATTTGAGTTACCTAAAGCTACGACTTAGGTCTGTCTGGCTGCTCAAAAAGCTGCTAGACAGACCAACAGTTCTGCCTGTATGGGTGACATGAAAGGACAGGTATGGCTTTGCTTTAAAGACGAGACTAGGTTTGGGGTTGGGGTAGCCTAGGTTCATGGTAGTAAGATGAAACATACCCTATAGGTCTACTAACGTTTTTACATATCAGATCATTTTCGTTAGCATTCCATAAATACTGAATATTATAATTAGACTACGTTCTTTGGGTCAAAATATGCATTTGGAAATGTTGGACAGTCATGATGCTAAGTGAGCTAGAAGGAATTAGAAATACGCAAATAACAGGTACGCATCCCTTCATTCTCACTGTATTTCTTGATATCGAAATATTTGTTAACAAAACTAGAACATGTTAGTTTCCTGGTCAAAATGTGTTTTGTGAAACGAAACGTGAGGAAAGAAATGATTTGGTGTACGGCACGTCCGCCATGCTATATCAAAATATTCCATGGTAAACCCAGTGCTATTTGGAAAATATTATGGTTGAAATTGTGCACTCGCACATGTTCTCATGTTTTCTCAAGTCAATTGAAATGTGGGCATCATTGTCCCAAGATTGTTTAGGATTTAAGCGTTTTCAGAGGAAATGTTCAATATTTTCGGGGGAAATGTAAAGTCTCAAAGTTTAACTTACAGTtctacacacaaccacacactgacatacacagACCCATAGGCTACacattaattgtgtgtgtgtgtgtgtgtgtgtgtgtgtgtgtgtgtgtgtgtgtgtgtgtgtgtgtgtgtgtgtgtgtgtgtgtgtgtgtgtgtgtgtgtgtgtgtgtgtgtgtgtgtgtgtgtgtggtgcgtaaTGCACGAGCTCGTCGTCCGCGTGTGTGTTTTTAAGGAAACTACTGGAAAAGGAGGAAAAATGGCGTGAGGACAGAGCTAGCTAGGGCAACAATTTAACGCATCAGTATccgaaatgcacacacacatttcaccAAGAGGTTAAAACCTTGCTGTAAACGAAGCAGTCTAGTAAACACCATGTAAACAGCATACTGGACGGTTATGGGATCTGTATCATTTATCAAATATCAGACTATAGgctatgtgacaaatacaaaggAAACTTTGTTTTTAAAAGCCATTGGATTGTCAATAGTTATGCAACACAGTATTTGAGACAGATATTAGGCGCACACGTCTTTGGCGAATGGAAAATTAATTCTGCCTATGCAAACCCGCTCTCGTGCAACATTGCAGACTCTGCAGAGATTTATTGGCACAATCCAAACagtagcctatagcctagctcGCTAATTTGATCATACAAGGAGAAAGGATATGTGTTCATGCCCCTgtctattctgccactgtgtgacTCACTACCCGGTTTAAGCACTATTGCAGTCTTGGAAATAACAAAGCTGAAACGAATTGTTTTGTTTCTGAATAGTTTATAGTCTGCCCAATATGTCATGCATGTTTTTTATTACCAGATACATAAAATCACATTGAGTAGGGTGTTATCGCTTACGATTCATTTTTCAGAAATGGTTTCAACCAAAGCACAATCCATGGTGTTGAGTTGAATTGAAGGACGTGAATTGAAGGATTTTGGCATATTTTAGCGATCAGCGTCATAACCAACCAACCTCGCAGACACTCCCCCAGTAAAGGACCCAGTGGATGAAAATAGCCTACCATGTCTGGCTGTCAGTTTCATTACGCTGTGAAATGTTCTACAAATATTGCGCTGTCTCTCAATAATGCACTAAAGGGATTCTATACATTTAAATACCTTGTCGTTTGTATATCACTCTACACTTGATCATTGACATATAGGTTATGGACTTTGGTGTGGCACATGATAAAGGATACGGCTACATTACGATGAGGAAATCATTGCATTTCATATAGAAACCCCGTGATTAAAATCCAATAACAACGACGTACATTTCGACGGAGGGAAAAGGTTACTACAATCATGGATAACAATTCTAAGCTAAATAAAAACAAAGGACAATGCTGCAATTTCACACATTCTCTATACATTTAAATGTCAAAACATATCACATTTCATACCTGGAAATGGTGATTTCCAAAGATGAGTGGACTGTGTTTGCTCCTTGGAACAGTACACCTGCCCATCCCAGCCATTCGACAGAGCCCAGTGCTGGTAGCCCTCCATAGGAATCAATGCGTCGTGCCTGGGTTCGGGGTGGCTGATCCCGGGCACCACAGACATGTCTAGATATCCAGGAACCGCTTGGTACGAGCTAGGAAAACTGGGATAGAAGGCGAACTCTTTCGCCCTGCTAGACACCTCTTCGGTGGGCAACGCGGTGTGGGGGTCGGCATATTTCTCTGCAGGGTGGTACGAGCAGGGCTTCTGCTGCAAGTTCACGTTGTGCGAGTGAGATAACCTACAACCGTAATAAGGGTTTCCAAACGGATAACCGTAGCTCAGAGATGCACTGGAGGAAGTTTGGGGAGCAGGACACTGTCGGCCGGTGTCTGGGGAAGATATATCCGAGTACACCGAGCCCTGGTGAGTCGCTATAGTGCCAGAATGTCGCCCCAACCCGGGGTGCGACATCAGGTCCCTGCAGTGGGTCGCCGGGCAATTCCCGCTCAGTCCCTCCATTGTTTGGTTTTTATTCGGATTATTTTCATTCGGGCTTTTTTCATAAACGTACATCAAGGTGTCCGCCCAGCGTGGATGCAGAACCAGTGAAGTTGTCATATCAGGGGCTGCCGATGGTTTTTAAAAGTCGACTACTCCAAGACCGACACCTCATTTCCAACTACATTTTACGTGAGCGCATGCGCAACCGAGACCCGTGTGTCCAGTTCATTAAGGTTCTGGCACGTGATATGCTAACGAGTCCGAAGAGATTGGGGCTTGTGAGTGGGGGGAGAATAGCCCTTTAAACAACTAGCAGCTCAAGTTTCACTGGGTCTTTCTGTGGAATACAGGGTCCCATCATTGGCTGAAGTCACCTACACGAACATCCTTAAAGGGGAGGTTGGAAACCTTAGGTGAAGGGGGCAACAAAAACAATCTGCAAAGTTTGGCCGACACAGGAAAATATTAACCTGAAGTAAACATTTCATTAACTCAGAATTGTTTTCATTTTGGTTAAGATGAAAAATACATTTGAGTGGTATTATAATAAATGAATATGCAAGTCTAGGCCTTCTTATGCTTTGTGTGACAGTGCCGGTGTTGGTTTCATTAACAAATGTTCCATCAATTAATTTATTTTGGAGTCAGAGTGGAAAATGTTTAGGCTGCATGACCAAAATTAAGTTGCATATTCAAACTTGCATATTCACACAAGTGGTTAACATAATATCTTATATCCAAATGCAAATAGACAAGAGTAAGCTATGTAATCAAAAATGTAATTGTGTATTTTCTTATAATGAAAATAATGAGACTACCATTGGTAAAACATTAAATCGGCTTGGTTTGTCAGCGAGCTGTGTGTAGGCTACGGGTAAGTAGCTGCAGCATTCCGAACTCCATTGGCATGAATTCTACTGCTTACTCTAATTTCAATAAAAACTCATTCAGGCCGTTTAATTAGGCTACAGGATTGCATCTTTCATTTACGAACGTAGCCTAGTTGGTGAACTATAATCCATGGCGCATTTcaaatgcagtttattagactttTTTATAAATAATCCTAACTCATATTTGTGGGAGAAAATAGAGGGCGTCACATTTGGCTCTTTTTGAGAAATCCTAAGGTGATGAGTATAATCTAAATCTTGGGTCAGGTTTGTCAAAATTCAAGCGCAAGATTTTCCTATATGTTGTTCTTATCGTGGACCCTTCAATTGCCTTCACATTCGAATAAATATCGATAGCtatgaatgtgcaaaaaaatatttttttttcagccTTTTGCAATCGGTAGAGTGATAGACTTGAGGGAAAGTAACATCGCAAGATGATTTGTAGCCTATTGCAATAATAACATGTTACTGAAAAAGCACAACTGTGTTCTGTTTTTCCACTTTTTTTAATGATTCCAAAATAATACCCCGTCAGTTAAAGAAAAAAAACGTCAGAACAGGTTCACATATGAGTAGGCTTTATTTGTGTGGAGGAGatccatttatttatttgtttggaAGAAGAAGGATTACTTCAGGCGCAGGCACtcgttttttattcatttgtcatTCTTTCCTTTGGACCGAAGACAGACACATTCAAATGTAGAACATTAAAATACCATACAGCATTTCCATTTTCTGATGCCAGTCACGTTTCTAATAACGCAATTATGTGTTTAGGACGCCAAAGGTTGTCCCAATGTTTTGGAGGTTGACAATAGGATAGGACTACTGAATATTCAACAAACACAACATTTTTACTTGTGATGCTTTGGTCTATCCCAAACAATTTCAGACTCATCAAACTCAATCCGATCTCTTGAATCTCTACATGTTTATCTATATCTAATCGACTGTAAATTGACCGCGAAACCGTTATACCACCGTTGTGCCAGTGTTGTGCACACAGTATATGGATATCTAGACAGGAAAAGGAAAGCTAGAGTCTAACTAGATGGCTGTAATTCGTCGTTACATAGACAAATAGTGCTCTGTTGTCTCAAATCCGGAGATTACAGCTATGGAGGGCCGGCTCATCCAAATGGCAGCTGCACGGAAGTCCAAGGTCAAGGTAAAAAACGCGGACAAACAAGGTCGTAATCAGTCTAGACAGACAAGAATGAACTTCACACTCAGTCGAGTATGCATGCAAACTCCTGTAATTTACAGACCCCGACTCTGAAATACCTGCAGAGTGCATAGTAAGTATAAAGACAAGGAAGGACAAACACTCCAATAGTAGCTCAagtgatttcctgtgtttttaAAGGGACAAGACAACTAGGTTTGGggctgtgtggaggagaggaaagagagacagaaaactgAGCATTACGACGCAGGCTAGATAGACTACTACAAGTAACGCGTACGCTTATTTTCATTCAACTTTGCTGATGAGAAGTATTTAGAAATCTTATCCATTTTATATGGATTTACATTGATGATTTATATAAGCTTATACACGTTTTGCAATGTAATTGCTAGCGAGGTTTAGGCAGGACTAGCTTCCAAGTATACAAGGTGCTCCATTGTTAAAGTGGAGttgaatggtttaaaaaaaaagaaaacatctaACTTGTAACCAAATATTCAGCATTGTTCCCTTGTGATACACAATCACCTTTTTTACATATTTTTGGACATTAGACTGCATGGGCTAGGTTATTGATAAAGATATCACGTCAATCATTTTTACGCGTTCAAAATGACTATAGTTATGACTAATTTAGAATGCCCTTTCAAACGTGTCATAGAAAATGAATGTATCTGTATGGTCGGATGTTATACCGGCATTCAAACGAACTCCAACGTTCTGTATCGGGCGGTAAGCTAATTGAAGAGTGTACAGGCCCGGCCTATGGCAAGACATGTATTTATATACGTGAGTGTGCAGGCCTGGCCTATGGCAATACATTTATATGCGTCCTTACACGTGTAAAGACAAATAACTTTATTTCGGGTACATGGGTTGTCATTGAATTTCCCTGCTCAATGAATTGCATTACTTTGGGTAATTATTAGTTGCATTATTCGCTCAGGATATCATTTA
The DNA window shown above is from Salmo salar chromosome ssa13, Ssal_v3.1, whole genome shotgun sequence and carries:
- the hoxc13aa gene encoding homeobox protein HoxC13aa (The RefSeq protein has 2 substitutions compared to this genomic sequence), producing MTTSLVLHPRWADTLMYVYEKSPNENNPNKNQTMEGLSGNCPATHCRDLMSHPGLGRHSGTIATHQGSVYSDISSPDTGRQCPAPQTSSSASLSYGYPFENPYYGCRLSHSHNVNLQQKPCSYHPAEKYADPHTALPTGEVSSRAKEFAFYPSFPSSYQAVPGYLDMSVVPGISHPEPRHDALIPMEGYQHWALSNGWDGQVYCSKEQTQSTHLWKSPFPDVVPLQPEISSYRRGRKKRVPYTKLQLKELEKEYAASKFITKDKRRRISAGTNLSERQVTIWFQNRRVKEKKFVCKSKTSNHTPTT